AAAAAGCATAAACATAAAAAGCACAAAAAAAGGAAAGTTACTCACAATGATAATGATGGCTTTAATGATGTTGCTacagaaacagaaaaaaagaagacgtttcgagttaaaataaaaaaagatgatGAAAAAGggtaagtaaaataaaaaggagCAATAGATTAGatattatgtcattttataaataatggagatatatttattttaatattttttgtagtttAGAAAAACCTCGtgagaaaatacaaaaaacatCTAATCTTAGCATCGCAGGTGCAAGCACTGTGCTATCACCAAAGACTGCAACAAAGAAAAAGGTTCCAAAAAGTAGTAAAGGTAAAGATAGTGGCACTAGTAGCGAAGAAGAACGATGGCTTGATGCAATTGAATCTGGAAAACTTGAAGAAGTAAGTAATTGTAATTAGTGTTTATAATATTGATGTCTTTATAAAtaggttttatttattatagattaaatatatgttttattctAGGTGGATGATGAGCTAAAAAAGATTAAACCAAAGGATCCAAAATTAATGACAGCACGTCAAAGAGCTATGTTTGAAAGAAAGACTGATACAGAACCAAATCCAGCTGTTGAACAACTTATGTCTTTACCAActggatacaaagaaaaggttATGACAGCTGAAGCTATACAGAAAGCTGCTCTTAAATCCTTGAAAAGGAAACAACTTGCTgatgagaaaagagaaaaagataaagtATGAAATAAcaatcaaaaataaatataattactattaaatagtataatggattctatataaatagtatttaatattatacttttattccCATAGAAAAAGACAATGGAAAGATTACTGAAAAAGCAAGAATCTAAGGCTTCTAAAATTATTGGTAAAGGAAAACCTTGTAGAAGGCAAGTTCCCTTGGTTACATACCGTTTAACACTTGAAGGAAGTTCAATATCTTTACCTCCTGGAGAAGATTTTCCATTACAGCCTACAGAGGAGTAAGTCAAAATGATAGATagtttaagaaatttaattgaaatgtttataaaatcaaattattatattattttgttgtatttttctttttcagaaaGGAACCACCCATACGAGCTCTTTGTGGTGTAAATCAGTGTAAAAAGCCCAAAAAATATTCATGCTCAAAAACGGGTGTACCATTATGCAGTTTAGaatgttacaaaattaatttagcTCTATCTGTATAATTAGTTAATATTTGAACTTGTCTGTGTTAGTGTATATACATCAcactacattttttaatatacatcaTTATTGAACAGTTTTACaaagaagataaatataaatagtgtaaaatacgaaatatatattatatttaaaagaaattagatTTTTACAAGATGAGATTACAAGATCATTTACAAGATtagattttactttttttagATTTTAGACTACAATTGTTAATATTACGactaatttgtaaatattttgtacatatcaTTATGTAACTTTCATTGTAGTATTTCGAATATGAGTATTTAGAAAATGAGTTTATGTACATAATTGGAATATATAAAgcagagaaaaaaatatatgtaataaatatttattacctgCTTTTGAAAACAGGTAACGATATATTCATTAAGTTACCATCAAAATTTGTTAGTAATATACCTCCCGttagtattatattttcttccgGAAAATATTCGAATCTACATCGAATGCATCTTGCATAACCAGAAGTAGCCTAGGCCTTGCTTTCACCAACCAAGATAGGCTCAACTAAGTCGCCGTATGATCGTGAAACGCGTAACATCGTCAGTGTTTATTTCCCGAGTCATCGTCGACTCGTGATTCGCGATGATTGTATGCCGGTTTTCGTAAATTACTAAATTTTGGGGAAACCCAGTTCGTCTGGGTCAAAATGTGGTGGTTCAAGAACTTTATAGCTTTCACCATCTTTTTTAGTTTACTACGAATATCTAGATCTCAAATAAGGGGTGAGAAAATAACTTATCTAActtcaaatatttatgtattatctATATTTGAAACGTctatgtttaataaaataaaattatgaaaatataataaaaagaattagtttccaaatatattacattaaaattacttaaaaatcaatatatttgcaaaaatgcgattgcaaaatattaaaacgaagcCTTTCATTCTGTTGAAGAATCTATATTGAATGCAAATATTTAACAACACGATTAACAAATACTTAATTAagtattttattaatactttatagaattaattaatattttacgaaattcaAATCTTTTGTTATTAACTCGGTTATATAtctgaattattatttaattttcattaattattcgttaataaatttttgtagATTACGTTGACTagattgtttttctttttcaaaaattagatGGTGATTCTCACGAATGTCTACGATCTTGTGCTGACAATGCACTTTCAAAAAAAGTATGCCGTTACGAATTCTTCGTTGAAGAATCACCTGCCCCGATCAGGTAAGATAGATAAAAGTCAGATAAGGCCTACGAATTTATTACGTATTTAATACATCAAAATCAATATGTATACTTtcgaaacttttatttcaatccAAGTTGAAACTACCAACAACCTTTCGAAATTATTCTTCCACATGAGcaattttatatactatataatataacgttaccgttTCTCAATCAATTAATACAAGTAGAATGaatcaaattttctataatattatataaaagataaaagaaaactaTACATTTTGTACATGAAATCATTCTAATCTAGAAGGATGTATAACTTGTCCTCGGACAATGCTGGAAACAAACTATAGCGCCGCTCAGGCACGATATAGACCTAAATCAGCGAATATCCTCTTTGAAGGAGAAACCTGTCGGAATCTCGGTCAATTCGAATCACTGTGGAACGAATACACAATTTCTAATGTAATTTAAGAACTAACGGTTCATACGGGTACTAAGtgcatcttttattttttcaattccCAACTGGTTCTTACACTACCACTTACTGTCACGAACATGATACTTGTACTATAGAGAATAACGCTAGCTAGATACATAATAACATCATAGGTATACTTTGTAATCGTTGTTCAAATTgtgtgaaaattgtaatcgttattaaatttttttattattttttatattattattctaatatttcGTTCTACTTACGATACGTATTATCCGATGTtaagtacatatgtattaaaattctatttatctgAACTTTTTAAAGTATGAATGGGCAGaattaattgatattatatacatatactattaattaatttttcttatatttttattattatttacagtaTTCACGATTGTACTAAAAGCAAAAACGAATCGATAATCCAcgacaacgtaatattattgaataGCTTTCTAAGAATCAATGGGAAAAGCCCGGGCCCACAAATAGAggtaaaaatttttgaacttaTTGTTATCTTTCAGTTTATGTATTAGGTATATTTTATACTTCCTTAAAAGTAGTTCGAAGctataatatatcaaatttgTCCATTGTTAAGATATACTTTTTGgttaattaacaatataatttcaacgcatttaatattttgaattacGAGTTCATCTTTCAATTTTCAGGTATGTCTTGGAGATACTATAGAAGTGATTTTATACAACAGATTAGGGTCCGAGGAATTATCTTTTCATTGGCATGGTATACGGCAAAGGAATTCGGCTCATATGGATGGTGTTCCGATGGTCACACAATGTCCTATTTTGCCATTTGGGGGTTTTCGATATAAACTAAAACCGGAAAATGTTGGTACATACATTTATTATGCACACATAGGTAAGCACATCATATTCAAAACGATGAAATATGCAAACTGATTATATATAAatgctaataaaaatattaaataatcaagTAACGATTGATTAATCGAAAAAATATTATGTTCTATAGATGACTGCaaatttaatacttttctttttaaaaactaGTTCTTATTAAAATAAGTAACGTTTGCCACAAAAATAACTAAAATCCACTATGATTGATTAATTTATCAAACGGTATTTTATCATCGTTATCTTTCAACAGTCAAATGCATAATCTCATAAATCAGGTATAATAAAGTGATTGTAAGgattaagaaaattaattttatttaaattgttcaattaattgttatgtaatatttttaactgTATCACTTTAATAACGTttaaatcaatttcaattttcccgCGCTGTAGAACGGCTTCTACTCCTGCGAGGACAAGCAAAATTAAAGTAGATCAATAATCTTGAAACCGTGTACTGTAGAAGTAAGGTTACAGGTTACATGTTACGCTTGCTGTTTTAAGAAAAGTAGTGCATATTAAATgcttaaatatcaattttcttgACATCTATCTTTTCAAATTTGGTATGTGTTAAATAATTAAGTGAATTACAGTAATTTTGTggtgataaaatataatgtagAATTGAATGTAGCAAGAGATAATTTTTCACGCAGGAGGCTCAGGTACATTGAGTTATTTACTTAATATTCTCAATGTTTTAAAAGACAATCGTAATGACATTGATTGCTTAATGCCTCCTTTGCTTTAACACTGATGgacaaaaataaattcatttgtGTCTTCTTTTATAGCGTCTTTTGATCTGCAGTGTACATTATTATGTCAAAAGcattaaataaaagtaatttaatatgAACTAAACCGaactaaaataagaaaaagtgcAGTCGCTTTAATCTTATTTCGTATACAAAgaagattaaatttaatatagacAAGAAATGAACTCGTCCAAATTTCGTTCTTATTAGCGCCCTGGATTATCACGTTATAGGTATACCATTCCAATAAGAAATTTTGtctaaaatatcagaaatacCAATGCacgtgaaaaatatgaaattcgtaAGAATATGATACTTTTAATCGTTATTGAAAAAATAGTAGTTTTGAGGAAACATCAGCTAAAGTGAGATCAGCAGTCGTTTCGATTTACCTACGTTGTAATCGAACAAAACAAAATCGAGGAAGAAGATCGATAGTAAATATTGAAAGAATAGGCGTGTCGACTTTTAAGGTTGCTTAAACAAAGAACCTCAAATTAGCTGTTATCAATCTTGTCatctaaaattgaatttttcattattgCGAATATCAAAAAAATTGCTGTATAGTTCTAAACCAATCTTGTATTTACGTCCTATATAGTACTATGATACGAAATTAACGAATATCTCCttaatattaatacattttatttgtcTATTTCTATAATGTTAAAtttacgaataaaaattatCGCACAATTTAttcacaaatataaaataaaattactgtaATGTATTTATAGAACGTGAACCCTTTCATTAATCATGGGCATAACAAAAGCATTAATGACATTGAATTATTAGTTTCACAGCAGGCCGACGGCGTATACGGGTCGTTGACAGTTCGAGGACCACAAGATGACCCTAGCTTGGAAAGGATACTTCTCTTGTCATCAAGGCCGCCAACTCCTCTGTCGCGACACTTGCACCTACACCCACCTACGCCTAGTGAACTTCTCTTAAATGGCCAGGTATTGTTTTATCTAATTAGACAAGACGCTACGGTATAGTCAGAGAAAGATATATGTAATTCAGCATGAAATGTAGCCAAGATATCCACATGCCCAGGGAACAAAACCGTTTTCGAAGATCAAAATTCTCGATACGAAATAATATGACAAtaagaacaatttttatataaatattatttactagTGTTATTGCTTTTtacattaagatatttttatattcatttatcaaatgaaaaatcatgttttattaaaacatgTTGAACAAACGAAAGCTATCTTTCTCTCAACattgtaaatttttttaatgatatttgtaattttgctatgaatgaatgaatgaatattCCAGCAACGCCAATTATTGCTCATATAtctaacattttaattaaaagatatttcgagTTTTAGTTTTATTCGTTAATTCATATATTAGTAAAACTTGTTGTATAATATAGATTACGTCACCAGAATGAGGACTTTCTCTCGTTGTACATTATGTTTCACAAAACTGACGTCATCATTGGCTATGTCTTCTTTTGCAGAATAACGGATTTATCTTGCAAGTCCATTATGGAAGGAAATATTTATTGCGACTTATTAACGCCAACGCGTACAATTGCCCTATACTATTATCCATCTCTGGCCACGATTTTCGCGTCTTGGCTGCCGATGGGAACCCGGTTGAACCGACGGTGGGCAGACACATCTTTTGCTTTCCAGGTATGCAGGCAATTCTCCTTGCTTATACCGTGTGTTTTGTACATTCGGCACACGTAACATATGATCGTTGTACGTACATGTCGGATATACAAAACTCTTCATCCGAGATTTTATATTTAAACCTTACCTCTTGGATTTTCGTGTACACAATTGCGCTCAGAATTTAAGTGAAAGCGAGTGAAAGAGGCGAGAATGAATTGCAATCGATAAAGATAGAACGAAAcatgataaaatgaaattgaatcgCAGCTCGTAGGATTAAATTATGTGAACAAATATAAATAGGTATAagatagatatgtatatatagcgtAACTTGAGTATAATTGCCGAAGACGAATCGAGATGAAATATTATAACTTAagaatgtatatgtatattgtaaatatttttgaaaaacatGTAGCGTAATTCAGGTCGTTCACGACATGTGACTTAAAGCGATAAACGATGGTGAATAGTGGAAGAGTAAACGTTTGATATAGCCCTAATTGTTCTGCGTAAACTAAAGAATTTACATGCATGATCGCACATAAGCGAAGCATGATTCTGCCTGATGATATTCATCCCGCAAAAAACTATAACTAGcgttttaaaaatgataaattaaagaAAGCAAAAGAAATTTTCGCTATGCGAAAGAGGAGACGACAACGGAAAAGAAAGTGGCACGATATAAAGGCGAAGAACGAACGAAAATGGAGTAGTCGAAGAAAGGGAAATGATGAAGAGAATGAAGAGAAATGATGAAGATTTATGTTCGACAAGGAAGTAAAATGACGAACGAGAAAGAAGATAGAAGAGAAGATCAAaacaaaggaaaaggaagaaacacAGCAGAAGACAATGTAGATAAAAAAAACTTGGCTACCGTAATTAATGGAAAAGATAGGGaaaacaagagagagagagagagagagagagaaggagtgAAGGAAATAAAGCGGTGGAAGCGACGCGGTTGAATTGAAGAAGAACGAAAAACGATGAAACGAGGCGCAAGGTCGTTTAGTAAACAAAGAGGAAGGGAACGCTCGAGGATACACGCAACGAGGCCGTAAGAAAGAAATGCGAAAGGGAAagggggaaagaaaaagagagaaggagcaagaaaaggaaagaacgaaaCCGCTTGGTAGTCGCACATGCGGCGTGCAGCGGTGGCTGACTCGTTCGCGCAGACTCGGCCGTCTTCGTGTTCTCGCCGGGTTTCCGCAAAGGGAAATAAAGAAAGGAAGGCGACCAAACGCGCGCGGGTCTCGCGCAAAAAT
This DNA window, taken from Bombus terrestris chromosome 3, iyBomTerr1.2, whole genome shotgun sequence, encodes the following:
- the LOC100645072 gene encoding INO80 complex subunit B isoform X2, producing MGKTKDVSSDEERTLETSEVSPQKRHKKHKHKKHKKRKVTHNDNDGFNDVATETEKKKTFRVKIKKDDEKGIAGASTVLSPKTATKKKVPKSSKGKDSGTSSEEERWLDAIESGKLEEVDDELKKIKPKDPKLMTARQRAMFERKTDTEPNPAVEQLMSLPTGYKEKVMTAEAIQKAALKSLKRKQLADEKREKDKKKTMERLLKKQESKASKIIGKGKPCRRQVPLVTYRLTLEGSSISLPPGEDFPLQPTEEKEPPIRALCGVNQCKKPKKYSCSKTGVPLCSLECYKINLALSV
- the LOC100645072 gene encoding INO80 complex subunit B isoform X1, which translates into the protein MGKTKDVSSDEERTLETSEVSPQKRHKKHKHKKHKKRKVTHNDNDGFNDVATETEKKKTFRVKIKKDDEKGLEKPREKIQKTSNLSIAGASTVLSPKTATKKKVPKSSKGKDSGTSSEEERWLDAIESGKLEEVDDELKKIKPKDPKLMTARQRAMFERKTDTEPNPAVEQLMSLPTGYKEKVMTAEAIQKAALKSLKRKQLADEKREKDKKKTMERLLKKQESKASKIIGKGKPCRRQVPLVTYRLTLEGSSISLPPGEDFPLQPTEEKEPPIRALCGVNQCKKPKKYSCSKTGVPLCSLECYKINLALSV